A genomic region of Lytechinus pictus isolate F3 Inbred chromosome 2, Lp3.0, whole genome shotgun sequence contains the following coding sequences:
- the LOC129254890 gene encoding EF-hand calcium-binding domain-containing protein 5-like isoform X5, whose translation MAEIQAVSPAGSRSFIEPRPPSQSGSRSSSRVGFNESAHSRHSSGRIKYVPSHRPTSNARSTPSSSERPPSVRSLREKKDLNEYLSPIVKTAVRRWKRFHEQKVIERFKERRESKKQRVKDIKEEKKRLARRIPIDTLAVEWLNKNELTVDARAYLLDKLLPTLILGIEKLLMEAERRDLTEKNEANPNFNPLNYLAQYLMRNNPRYSNFPEASPYIRGMQEVTDELKQFVFSFEDNRLARVKAETRRKREHIERTEALKTQEKSRRSAHIRRHYKDWLLDPEGLVEQRAIQNSLTSFKEVLENLPEEFKKASSFLTELEKLDASEEQFNEEDFAQYLKNYVLKLAPELYDALMGHMAQCALAYRHAAVLEARRDILMSLFSDVDHADVGILNRHRVLGLFENFWENVPWSLKRHLRNPRKWPVIELTETDDTESLFSEGSSISSVKSSMKESEPAAPSEGTVQEETTGVDGMAPAVDRGEAPEEGVKDEESEQAEKTAEPVKSEEPAAPVAETAESTAETAEGTVAETAEPQSKEQEPTSTDGGATAAEVTAPEVAPGEAVSGDAVPAEIAGGEKEQTEEGTSDQAAPGAEGTQAGEDKLEEPTSAKDRGTLQPTTANTLTGRSTSVSFHEDAIKLKEEKADSEDRPKTPVKTPTVRSGSRSGSAFDESALNSSQFVQLVELFLGEDSPQYVVDALVKFITNGYVETEQEKFLRLQQARREAQSAKRCQMVDQLFDKWDNDGSGYLDLEEFHSIMAKFKDNMESRIMAKAKQKLEKEELDNRLSKPEFKAYIEAVCSLLPGGPDNFDPLIDFLMTSVERSYEERIRGQARKKWLASIIQAAETSAGSMQPVYKSVFNSLYKDADQHGRGKRISANIGLLERNDITPGRGLTCLRYVAATPDDAGFMLNKILFRDMKGISFSSIDSGKPIHVPRVQNHGNIMFWNPERADEKWDDEDFRPSFLEEKYKKISIDDYDPARDRQGSFLVIPLKDFRKRVFGLMGIDTLNDPHDKSIFITHEISFFQGVAKAFATAYQYVDVRRKTLRIAESAVSWIHRRSPHVQEINVFMVEPDDKIDDFVLRRMITTDKKGTITVHDRPPRLERKENLFRDYLFKTVDNSETVTADAYGQRHLAFPLRDIDGRCVALVDLSIGELKQLPGHENKEVQRMLKLLQAAHKEVSQESAGGDRKIVLEAEKGSDESRIDIMFDRIMLTDLRNTVSKLNAQAFAELKSYKDPPKVIHSILVSVLALFYRDKYEEGELDAWNTCKQFVNPELIKKIEEFDPTAEHIPGIVSMISGHLKDVPHGAVAKHGSLPAQNLYNWAFVCLSLLEHTSKMTRHKPPGVAPPPGTAASGEVRTVEQ comes from the exons atggcagaaatCCAGGCAGTTAGTCCTGCTGGTAGCCGAAGCTTCATTGAACCCCGCCCACCCTCTCAGTCAGGTTCCAGGTCATCATCAAGGGTAGGATTCAATGAGAGTGCTCACAGTAGACACAGTTCAGGAAGAATTAAATATGTACCCAGTCACCGTCCAACTTCCAATGCCAGGTCTACTCCATCGTCCTCAGAGAGACCTCCTTCTGTACGATCCTTGAGGGAAAAGAAAGATCTAAATGAGTACTTGAGTCCAATTGTCAAAACAGCCGTGAGGAGATGGAAGCGTTTCCATGAGCAGAAGGTGATAGAGCGCTTCAAGGAGAGACGAGAATCCAAGAAGCAACGTGTGAAGGATAtcaaggaagaaaagaagagactTGCCCGTCGTATTCCCATCGATACCTTAGCTGTTGAATGGCTCAacaaaaatgaattaactgTGGACGCTAGGGCTTATTTATTGGATAAACTGCTGCCAACACTTATCTTAGGCATTGAAAAGTTGCTCATGGAGGCTGAGAGGAGAGATCTGACAGAGAAAAATGAGGCAAATCCAAATTTCAATCCTCTGAACTATTTGGCACAATACTTGATGAGGAACAATCCTCGTTACAGCAATTTCCCAGAAGCTTCACCGTATATCAGGGGAATGCAAGAAGTCACAGATGAACTCAAGCAATTTGTCTTTTCATTTGAAGACAATAG GCTTGCCAGAGTCAAAGCAGAAACCAGGAGAAAGCGGGAGCACATAGAACGTACAGAAGCCTTGAAGACACAGGAAAAGAGTCGTAGATCTGCTCATATTCGCAGGCACTACAAAGATTGGCTTCTTGATCCTGAAGGCTTGGTAGAGCAGAGGGCTATTCAAAATTCATTAACATCCTTCAAAGAAGTCCTAGAAAACTTGCCAGAAGAATTCAAGAAAG CATCCAGCTTCCTCACAGAACTTGAGAAATTAGATGCCAGTGAAGAGCAGTTTAATGAGGAAGATTTTGCACAG TATCTCAAAAACTATGTCCTGAAGCTGGCCCCAGAACTTTATGATGCACTTATGGGTCACATGGCGCAGTGTGCCTTGGCATATCGACATGCTGCTGTGCTTGAGGCAAGACGGGACATTCTTATGTCACTCTTCAGTGATGTCGATCATGCTGACGTGGGTATTCTAAACAGACATAGAGTACTGGGACTCTTTGAGAACTTTTGGGAGAATGTGCCTTGGTCCCTCAAGCGTCATTTGAGAAATCCAAGAAAAT GGCCTGTGATAGAGCTCACCGAGACTGATGATACAGAGAGTCTTTTCTCCGAAGGGAGCTCCATCTCCTCTGTAAAGAGCAGCATGAAGGAATCTGAGCCTGCTGCACCTTCAGAAGGAACTGTTCAGGAGGAGACGACAGGGGTGGATGGGATGGCTCCAGCAGTTGATAGGGGAGAAGCTCCAGAAGAGGGGGTAAAGGATGAG GAATCAGAACAAGCTGAGAAGACTGCAGAGCCTGTCAAATCAGAGGAACCTGCCGCACCTGTAGCAGAGACTGCTGAGAGCACAGCAGAGACTGCAGAGGGCACAGTAGCAGAGACTGCAGAACCACAGTCCAAAGAACAGGAACCAACTTCAACAGATGGAGGGGCAACAGCAGCAGAGGTGACAGCTCCAGAAGTCGCTCCTGGAGAGGCAGTGTCTGGAGATGCTGTACCTGCAGAGATTGCAGGAGGTGAAAAGGAACAGACTGAAGAGGGAACAAGTGATCAGGCTGCTCCAGGTGCAGAGGGTACCCAAGCTGGTG AAGACAAATTGGAGGAGCCCACATCAGCAAAAGATAGAGGTACCCTACAACCCACAACAGCCAATACATTGACAGGTCGTTCTACTAGTGTGTCATTCCATGAAGATGCTATCAAGCTCAAAGAGGAAAAGGCAGATAGTGAAG ACCGCCCCAAGACCCCCGTGAAGACCCCAACTGTTCGCAGTGGTTCAAGGTCAGGCAGTGCTTTTGATGAGAGTGCTCTCAACTCATCCCAGTTTGTCCAACTGGTAGAATTATTCCTTGGAGAAGATTCGCCTCAGTATGTTGTTGATGCCCTAGTGAAGTTCATTACAAATGGCTATGTTGAGACTGAACAGGAGAAATTCCTTCGATTACAACAG GCAAGACGGGAGGCTCAGTCTGCCAAACGATGTCAAATGGTGGATCAGCTCTTTGACAAGTGGGATAATGATGGATCAGGTTACCTGGATCTTGAGGAATTTCATTCTATcatggctaagttcaaagacaACATGGAATCCAGAATCATGGCTAAAG CCAAGCAGAAGCTGGAGAAGGAGGAGCTAGACAACCGTCTTAGCAAGCCAGAATTCAAAGCTTACATTGAGGCAGTTTGTTCTCTTCTACCAGGGGGTCCAGACAATTTTGATCCACTCATTGATTTCCTAATGACAAGTGTTGAG AGGTCATATGAGGAGAGGATCCGAGGTCAAGCCAGAAAGAAATGGTTAGCTTCAATCATCCAGGCAGCTGAGACGAGCGCTGGTAGCATGCAACCTGTCTATAAGagtgtcttcaactcactttaCAAG GATGCTGATCAGCATGGGCGAGGGAAGCGTATCAGTGCTAACATTGGTCTCTTAGAGAGGAATGATATCACTCCTGGGCGTGGTCTGACCTGCCTCCGTTATGTAGCTGCCACACCCGATGATGCTGGCTTCATGCTTAATAAGATCTTATTCAGAGATATGAAGGGGATCAG TTTCTCATCTATAGACAGTGGCAAACCTATTCATGTCCCTCGGGTGCAGAACCATGGTAATATAATGTTCTGGAATCCTGAGCGTGCTGATGAA AAATGGGATGACGAAGACTTTCGGCCATCTTTTCTCGAGGAG AAATACAAGAAGATATcgattgatgattatgatcctGCCAGA GACCGACAAGGATCATTCTTAGTGATACCACTCAAAGATTTCCGGAAGCGTGTTTTTGGTTTGATGGGGATAGACACATTGAATGACCCTCATGATAAGAGTATCTTCATCACACATGAAATCAGCTTCTTCCAG ggTGTGGCCAAGGCATTTGCAACAGCCTACCAGTACGTTGACGTAAGACGAAAGACACTACGTATCGCAGAGAGTGCAGTCTCCTGGATCCATAGACGAAGTCCTCATGTCCAAGAGATCAATGTCTTTATGGTTGAACCTGATGATAAG ATTGATGATTTTGTACTACGTAGGATGATAACCACTGATAAGAAAGGAACTATCACAGTTCATGACCGCCCCCCTCGCTTGGAGCGCAAAGAAAACCTCTTCAG GGATTATCTCTTCAAGACAGTGGACAATTCTGAGACTGTGACAGCTGATGCCTATGGTCAGCGACATCTTGCCTTCCCTCTAAGAGATATTGATGGTCGTTGTGTTGCCCTGGTAGACCTGAGCATTGGTGAACTGAAACAACTCCCTGGCCATGAGAACAAGGAAGTCCAGAGGATGCTCAAACTCCTACAGGCGGCTCATAAAGAAGTCTCCCAGGAGTCTGCAGGAGGTGACAGGAAGATTGTCCTAG AGGCTGAGAAGGGGAGTGATGAATCCCGTATTGACATCATGTTTGATCGCATCATGTTAACTGACTTGCGAAACACTGTGAGTAAGCTGAATGCCCAGGCCTTTGCTGAACTCAAGAGCTACAAAGATCCTCCTAAGGTCATCCATAGTATTCTTGTCTCTGTCCTGGCTCTCTTCTACAGAGATAAGTATGAGGAAGGGGAGCTGGATGCATGGAATACATGCAAACAG TTTGTCAATCCCGAGCTGATCAAGAAGATTGAAGAGTTTGATCCTACTGCTGAACACATTCCTGGAATTGTCAGTATGATCTCTGGACATCTTAAAG ATGTACCCCATGGTGCGGTGGCAAAGCATGGTTCTCTACCAGCCCAGAATCTTTACAACTGGGCATTTGTTTGCCTCTCTCTCCTCGAACACACCAGTAAGATGACCAGACATAAACCACCTGGTGTGGCTCCACCCCCTGGAACAGCAGCCTCTGGTGAGGTCCGCACTGTGGAGCAGTAG
- the LOC129254890 gene encoding EF-hand calcium-binding domain-containing protein 5-like isoform X8, with product MAEIQAVSPAGSRSFIEPRPPSQSGSRSSSRVGFNESAHSRHSSGRIKYVPSHRPTSNARSTPSSSERPPSVRSLREKKDLNEYLSPIVKTAVRRWKRFHEQKVIERFKERRESKKQRVKDIKEEKKRLARRIPIDTLAVEWLNKNELTVDARAYLLDKLLPTLILGIEKLLMEAERRDLTEKNEANPNFNPLNYLAQYLMRNNPRYSNFPEASPYIRGMQEVTDELKQFVFSFEDNRLARVKAETRRKREHIERTEALKTQEKSRRSAHIRRHYKDWLLDPEGLVEQRAIQNSLTSFKEVLENLPEEFKKASSFLTELEKLDASEEQFNEEDFAQYLKNYVLKLAPELYDALMGHMAQCALAYRHAAVLEARRDILMSLFSDVDHADVGILNRHRVLGLFENFWENVPWSLKRHLRNPRKWPVIELTETDDTESLFSEGSSISSVKSSMKESEPAAPSEGTVQEETTGVDGMAPAVDRGEAPEEGVKDEESEQAEKTAEPVKSEEPAAPVAETAESTAETAEGTVAETAEPQSKEQEPTSTDGGATAAEVTAPEVAPGEAVSGDAVPAEIAGGEKEQTEEGTSDQAAPGAEGTQAGEDKLEEPTSAKDRGTLQPTTANTLTGRSTSVSFHEDAIKLKEEKADSEDRPKTPVKTPTVRSGSRSGSAFDESALNSSQFVQLVELFLGEDSPQYVVDALVKFITNGYVETEQEKFLRLQQARREAQSAKRCQMVDQLFDKWDNDGSGYLDLEEFHSIMAKFKDNMESRIMAKAKQKLEKEELDNRLSKPEFKAYIEAVCSLLPGGPDNFDPLIDFLMTSVERSYEERIRGQARKKWLASIIQAAETSAGSMQPVYKSVFNSLYKDADQHGRGKRISANIGLLERNDITPGRGLTCLRYVAATPDDAGFMLNKILFRDMKGISFSSIDSGKPIHVPRVQNHGNIMFWNPERADEDRQGSFLVIPLKDFRKRVFGLMGIDTLNDPHDKSIFITHEISFFQGVAKAFATAYQYVDVRRKTLRIAESAVSWIHRRSPHVQEINVFMVEPDDKIDDFVLRRMITTDKKGTITVHDRPPRLERKENLFRDYLFKTVDNSETVTADAYGQRHLAFPLRDIDGRCVALVDLSIGELKQLPGHENKEVQRMLKLLQAAHKEVSQESAGGDRKIVLEAEKGSDESRIDIMFDRIMLTDLRNTVSKLNAQAFAELKSYKDPPKVIHSILVSVLALFYRDKYEEGELDAWNTCKQFVNPELIKKIEEFDPTAEHIPGIVSMISGHLKDVPHGAVAKHGSLPAQNLYNWAFVCLSLLEHTSKMTRHKPPGVAPPPGTAASGEVRTVEQ from the exons atggcagaaatCCAGGCAGTTAGTCCTGCTGGTAGCCGAAGCTTCATTGAACCCCGCCCACCCTCTCAGTCAGGTTCCAGGTCATCATCAAGGGTAGGATTCAATGAGAGTGCTCACAGTAGACACAGTTCAGGAAGAATTAAATATGTACCCAGTCACCGTCCAACTTCCAATGCCAGGTCTACTCCATCGTCCTCAGAGAGACCTCCTTCTGTACGATCCTTGAGGGAAAAGAAAGATCTAAATGAGTACTTGAGTCCAATTGTCAAAACAGCCGTGAGGAGATGGAAGCGTTTCCATGAGCAGAAGGTGATAGAGCGCTTCAAGGAGAGACGAGAATCCAAGAAGCAACGTGTGAAGGATAtcaaggaagaaaagaagagactTGCCCGTCGTATTCCCATCGATACCTTAGCTGTTGAATGGCTCAacaaaaatgaattaactgTGGACGCTAGGGCTTATTTATTGGATAAACTGCTGCCAACACTTATCTTAGGCATTGAAAAGTTGCTCATGGAGGCTGAGAGGAGAGATCTGACAGAGAAAAATGAGGCAAATCCAAATTTCAATCCTCTGAACTATTTGGCACAATACTTGATGAGGAACAATCCTCGTTACAGCAATTTCCCAGAAGCTTCACCGTATATCAGGGGAATGCAAGAAGTCACAGATGAACTCAAGCAATTTGTCTTTTCATTTGAAGACAATAG GCTTGCCAGAGTCAAAGCAGAAACCAGGAGAAAGCGGGAGCACATAGAACGTACAGAAGCCTTGAAGACACAGGAAAAGAGTCGTAGATCTGCTCATATTCGCAGGCACTACAAAGATTGGCTTCTTGATCCTGAAGGCTTGGTAGAGCAGAGGGCTATTCAAAATTCATTAACATCCTTCAAAGAAGTCCTAGAAAACTTGCCAGAAGAATTCAAGAAAG CATCCAGCTTCCTCACAGAACTTGAGAAATTAGATGCCAGTGAAGAGCAGTTTAATGAGGAAGATTTTGCACAG TATCTCAAAAACTATGTCCTGAAGCTGGCCCCAGAACTTTATGATGCACTTATGGGTCACATGGCGCAGTGTGCCTTGGCATATCGACATGCTGCTGTGCTTGAGGCAAGACGGGACATTCTTATGTCACTCTTCAGTGATGTCGATCATGCTGACGTGGGTATTCTAAACAGACATAGAGTACTGGGACTCTTTGAGAACTTTTGGGAGAATGTGCCTTGGTCCCTCAAGCGTCATTTGAGAAATCCAAGAAAAT GGCCTGTGATAGAGCTCACCGAGACTGATGATACAGAGAGTCTTTTCTCCGAAGGGAGCTCCATCTCCTCTGTAAAGAGCAGCATGAAGGAATCTGAGCCTGCTGCACCTTCAGAAGGAACTGTTCAGGAGGAGACGACAGGGGTGGATGGGATGGCTCCAGCAGTTGATAGGGGAGAAGCTCCAGAAGAGGGGGTAAAGGATGAG GAATCAGAACAAGCTGAGAAGACTGCAGAGCCTGTCAAATCAGAGGAACCTGCCGCACCTGTAGCAGAGACTGCTGAGAGCACAGCAGAGACTGCAGAGGGCACAGTAGCAGAGACTGCAGAACCACAGTCCAAAGAACAGGAACCAACTTCAACAGATGGAGGGGCAACAGCAGCAGAGGTGACAGCTCCAGAAGTCGCTCCTGGAGAGGCAGTGTCTGGAGATGCTGTACCTGCAGAGATTGCAGGAGGTGAAAAGGAACAGACTGAAGAGGGAACAAGTGATCAGGCTGCTCCAGGTGCAGAGGGTACCCAAGCTGGTG AAGACAAATTGGAGGAGCCCACATCAGCAAAAGATAGAGGTACCCTACAACCCACAACAGCCAATACATTGACAGGTCGTTCTACTAGTGTGTCATTCCATGAAGATGCTATCAAGCTCAAAGAGGAAAAGGCAGATAGTGAAG ACCGCCCCAAGACCCCCGTGAAGACCCCAACTGTTCGCAGTGGTTCAAGGTCAGGCAGTGCTTTTGATGAGAGTGCTCTCAACTCATCCCAGTTTGTCCAACTGGTAGAATTATTCCTTGGAGAAGATTCGCCTCAGTATGTTGTTGATGCCCTAGTGAAGTTCATTACAAATGGCTATGTTGAGACTGAACAGGAGAAATTCCTTCGATTACAACAG GCAAGACGGGAGGCTCAGTCTGCCAAACGATGTCAAATGGTGGATCAGCTCTTTGACAAGTGGGATAATGATGGATCAGGTTACCTGGATCTTGAGGAATTTCATTCTATcatggctaagttcaaagacaACATGGAATCCAGAATCATGGCTAAAG CCAAGCAGAAGCTGGAGAAGGAGGAGCTAGACAACCGTCTTAGCAAGCCAGAATTCAAAGCTTACATTGAGGCAGTTTGTTCTCTTCTACCAGGGGGTCCAGACAATTTTGATCCACTCATTGATTTCCTAATGACAAGTGTTGAG AGGTCATATGAGGAGAGGATCCGAGGTCAAGCCAGAAAGAAATGGTTAGCTTCAATCATCCAGGCAGCTGAGACGAGCGCTGGTAGCATGCAACCTGTCTATAAGagtgtcttcaactcactttaCAAG GATGCTGATCAGCATGGGCGAGGGAAGCGTATCAGTGCTAACATTGGTCTCTTAGAGAGGAATGATATCACTCCTGGGCGTGGTCTGACCTGCCTCCGTTATGTAGCTGCCACACCCGATGATGCTGGCTTCATGCTTAATAAGATCTTATTCAGAGATATGAAGGGGATCAG TTTCTCATCTATAGACAGTGGCAAACCTATTCATGTCCCTCGGGTGCAGAACCATGGTAATATAATGTTCTGGAATCCTGAGCGTGCTGATGAA GACCGACAAGGATCATTCTTAGTGATACCACTCAAAGATTTCCGGAAGCGTGTTTTTGGTTTGATGGGGATAGACACATTGAATGACCCTCATGATAAGAGTATCTTCATCACACATGAAATCAGCTTCTTCCAG ggTGTGGCCAAGGCATTTGCAACAGCCTACCAGTACGTTGACGTAAGACGAAAGACACTACGTATCGCAGAGAGTGCAGTCTCCTGGATCCATAGACGAAGTCCTCATGTCCAAGAGATCAATGTCTTTATGGTTGAACCTGATGATAAG ATTGATGATTTTGTACTACGTAGGATGATAACCACTGATAAGAAAGGAACTATCACAGTTCATGACCGCCCCCCTCGCTTGGAGCGCAAAGAAAACCTCTTCAG GGATTATCTCTTCAAGACAGTGGACAATTCTGAGACTGTGACAGCTGATGCCTATGGTCAGCGACATCTTGCCTTCCCTCTAAGAGATATTGATGGTCGTTGTGTTGCCCTGGTAGACCTGAGCATTGGTGAACTGAAACAACTCCCTGGCCATGAGAACAAGGAAGTCCAGAGGATGCTCAAACTCCTACAGGCGGCTCATAAAGAAGTCTCCCAGGAGTCTGCAGGAGGTGACAGGAAGATTGTCCTAG AGGCTGAGAAGGGGAGTGATGAATCCCGTATTGACATCATGTTTGATCGCATCATGTTAACTGACTTGCGAAACACTGTGAGTAAGCTGAATGCCCAGGCCTTTGCTGAACTCAAGAGCTACAAAGATCCTCCTAAGGTCATCCATAGTATTCTTGTCTCTGTCCTGGCTCTCTTCTACAGAGATAAGTATGAGGAAGGGGAGCTGGATGCATGGAATACATGCAAACAG TTTGTCAATCCCGAGCTGATCAAGAAGATTGAAGAGTTTGATCCTACTGCTGAACACATTCCTGGAATTGTCAGTATGATCTCTGGACATCTTAAAG ATGTACCCCATGGTGCGGTGGCAAAGCATGGTTCTCTACCAGCCCAGAATCTTTACAACTGGGCATTTGTTTGCCTCTCTCTCCTCGAACACACCAGTAAGATGACCAGACATAAACCACCTGGTGTGGCTCCACCCCCTGGAACAGCAGCCTCTGGTGAGGTCCGCACTGTGGAGCAGTAG